GGTCCGCAAGGCCGCCGTGCTGCAGGAGTCGGGCGGCGCGCCCGACCAAACCGCGGCGGTCATGCTCGAGCAGGCTGAGGCCGAGATCCGCAACCAACTGGCTTGCCTGTTGGTCGTGGTTCTTCGCCGCCACGTTGTCGAGCTCGCACACAAGTACAGCGGGCCGCGGAGACAGGTCGAGGTCGACGACCTGCTCGATCACACCATTACGGCCTTGCTCAAGAAAATCGAGGCCGATCCCACGGCGTACCAAAACAAGACCTCGGATGATTGGGATAACATCGGGCGAACATTCGTGTTCAACAACGTGCGTAACCTGGCTCATAAACTCGTCCGCGGTAACGACCGGAACGGCTGGTCAACCGATGAGCTCGAGAACGTTGGTTCGAAAGCCGCTCCGATTTCCCGGCTTGACTTACAGGATGAAGTGAGAGCCTGTCGGCGGTGGCTGAAACGGGAGGGGGGTGGCAGCCCGCAGGACTTACTTCTTTTCGACCTCCTTTACGAAGGCCTCGACGAAGGAGAGATCGCCGAGGTGCTCAACCTCGAGCGGGGTACTGTCTATCAACGTTTTCACCGGCTCAGAGAGAGGTTCGAGAGATACGTCAACCCGAGAAATACGCATCCCTAAACCTGCAGGTGTCCGACAGCCGACGATTTCCGGTCGAATCCCCATCACGACCACCGATGCCTGCCGCCTACAAGCGGCAGGCATCGGCGTTTCCGCGACCTGTCAGTTGGCGATTAACCAACGGTGAGAGGCGCCCATCACCAATGTACTGCACAGATCTACGGAAGGGTGGTGTATCGGGTGGGTGGCGCGCAAAATTTCGCGATGTTCGTCAGGTTAGTTCGCAAAGCCAACATTCATGATCGAGGCACAACCCGTGTGGGTTGTGGAGTGCAAGAAAAATGATTCGAAACCAAGGAGCTGACAATGTCTAACAACCTCTCAGCCGCAAACGGGATTCTCGGTGACGACGTGACGACCCTGGCTCGTCTGCCGCTCATGACCAACACTCGCCGCCCGCTGGGCCGGATGGCGTTTGTCCTCCCCGGCCGGGTGTCCACCAAACAGCGGATGTTGCTCGGGGTGCTGAGCAAAGACGCTCGCGGGATCGCGGCTCACGTCGCCGCTGAGTGCGCCCGCCGGGGCGTGACGATCGCCCACTGCTTCGGGGCTCAGGCCGTGGTTGGCCAGGGATCGTTCTTCGAGGTTACCGCGAGCGACGAGCACGAGGACGCTCTGGCTCAGTTACTGCCCGCCTTCGACCGGGACGACTCGACGCTCGAGGATCAGCCCCCTCTCGAACCGGATCGGACTTTCGATCTCCAGGTGGATGTGTTCGATAAGGGCGACGGACGAACCGTTGCCCTGGAAGTTCTCCTCCGTGACCTGTTCACTCTGGTAGCCGAGAACAAGGGCAATCTGACTAAGTTCAATGCAATGGGGGTGGGAGCCGATCTGCCGCTCGATCGGTTGGCTGAAGTGTCCGCCAACCTCGATCTCCCGAAAGGCGTGTCCCCAGACCTGCTTCACAAGGGACTGCTGAACCTCTGCCCGTCCGGTGTCTCAGTTGCCCTACGGGAACTCAACCCGCTGACCAATCCTTACAGGCTTGTCCTGAAGAAGTAAGCCATCAAAGCGTCAGAATGCAGCGACCCGGACCTTGCGAGGCTCGGGTCGCTGCATTCTGACGCGCGGTTTACCGCAACTACCGTTCCGCTTGCGAAACGAGCGTGCAAGCTGTGATACCGGTGCGGGCCTGAAAAATTCGATGGTGTCTGTCAGGTTCCTATCCGGAGATGACATTCATGGGGGCGAAGCCGGTGCTCCTGGTTTGCTCGGGCGGCAGACACGTCCCTCACCGTCCTGTCGCCCGAGCTCTCTGTTTGCACTAGCCAGCCGAAAACCGTCCGCATGACGGCAACCCACCGGCCGGCGCGGTGCCGGCCGATTTTTTCATCGCCCGCTTCACGACGGAGTTTGACAGTACACGACCGGCGAACGGCGTCATTGACAGGTAAGGTAAGTTCGATGGCATCCGTTTTCCCTGGAGGATGCCGCTGTGCCTGCTGTCCCTGCTGCCTCTCGCCGTGACCCGGCCGCCACCCGTCGCCGGTGGGCCGAACGACTCGAACGGTTCCGCCGGTCGGGGCAGACGATCGCTCAGTTCTGTGCCGCCGAGGGCGTCTCACCGCCGTCCTTTTATGTGTGGCGGCGAACCCTCGCGGACCACGCCCCATCACCCGTACCGGTCACTCCGACGCTCGTCCCCATCCGCCTGACCCCGTCGCCCGCCGGACCGCCGATCGAGGTGGTGTTCCCGTCGGGAACCGTCCTGCGGTTCCCGGTCGATGCCCGACCGGAGGTCATCGCCGCCCTCGTGCATGCGGTGGAGGGGCGCCCGTGCTGAGCATTCCACCCACCACCCAGCTCTGGTACGGCGGGGCCGTCGATCTGCGCCTCGGGTTCGACGGCCTGTACCGCCACGTCCAATCCACGCTTCAGGCCGATCCCTTGAGCGGGCATCTGTTCATTTTCACCAATCGCTCGGCCAACCGGCTCAAGGCCCTGTACTGGACCCGCCACGGGCTCTGCTTGTGGTGCCAGCGACTCGAGCGCGGGCGGTACCACTTCCCCACCCCGACCGACCGCAAACTCGAACTCACCGCCACCGAGTTCGCCATGATCCTCGACGGCATCGACTACTCGTCGGCCAAACGTTTCACCCGTTATTGTCGCCCGAAAGCGTCCGAATCCGACTTGCGCACCCGCACGTCCTGACCCATCTTTCGGCATGGACTCCGACGCCCCGCTGCCGACCGACGTGCTGACCCTCCAAGGGATGGTGCGTGCCCTCCAGGCCGAAAACGCCGACCTCCGCACGCAGCTCCAACGCCAGGCCGAGCAGTTCCAACGGACCATCGACGACCTGCGTGCCGAGGTCGCGGCCTTGAAGGCGAAGTTGGACCGGGCCACGACGCACCGGTTCGGCCGGCGGTCCGAACGCACACCGAAGCCACCGAAGGTCCCCGGCGACGGACCCGCGAAGCGGCGCCACGACCACGGCCGTTCGCCACTCCCGGCGCACCTCGAACGCCGCGACACGGTCCTCGATCTGACCCCCGACGAGCGCCGCTGCTCGGGCTGTGGTGGCGACCGCGTGTGCATCGGCCAGACCCAGACCGAGCAACTCGATTGCGACCCGACCCCGTACTTCGTGCGGCGCACGATCCGCAAGACGTACGCGTGCCAACAGTGCCCCCCGACGGTCCGGGCCGAGGACCGGATCCGGACCGCCACGCCGAGTACCGTCGGACCGATCGACAAGGGACTGTGTGGTCCGGGCTTGTTGGCCGAGGTTCTCGTCGGGAAGTTCCTCGACCACCTGCCGCTGCACCGCCAAGTCGCCCGGATCGGGCGCGCGGGGGTGACGGTGTCCGAGAGTACCTTGGGCGATTGGGTGAAACAGTCCGCGGTGTTACTGACGTCGCTGTACCAGTTGATGCTCGAGCGGGTGCGCACGTGTCCGGTCCTCTGGTCCGATGACACCCGCTCGCGGTTCGCCCAGCCCGGTGAGCGAACGATGCCGCACGGCCACTTCTGGGTGGGGATCGGAGATCCGACGGCCCCGTACACGGCGTTCCACTTCACGACCGGTTACGACGCCGCGAGCGGACCGGACCAGTTCTTAGGCGGCTTCCGGGGCCACGTGCATGCCGATTGCCTCGCACAGTACAACGGCCTGTTCGCCGCCGGAGCCAAGCACGTCGCCTGTTGGTCCCACGCGCGCCGCAAGTTCCTCGGCGCCGGGGACCCCGGGGCCAAGGCGGTCGAACGCATCAACCGGTTGTACCACATCGAGCACACGCTTCCGGCGCCGGACTCACCGGAGCACATCGTCGCCCGTCGCGCGACGCGGCAAGCAAGGGCGCTCCCGATCCTGAACGACCTGAAGGCGTGGCTCGACGCGGCACTCGGGACGGCGTTGCCCAAGTCGGCCCTGGGGGCCGCGATCCGGTACGTGGCGAATCACTGGGCCGCGTTCGTCCGGTACACCGAGGACGGGCGACTCTCGATCGATAATAACCTGAGCGAGCGAACGCTCCGGCTGATCGCCGTGGGTCGGAGCAATTGGAAGTTCGTGGGCAGTGCGAAGGCCGGTGCGCACGCCGCGGTTCACTTCTCGGTGGTGGGCACGTGTCGGCACTTGGGTCTCGATGCGACGGCATACCTGCGTGAGGTTCTTCCGGCCCTTCATGCGTTGGGCGAGAAGCCGACGGCGGACCAACT
This DNA window, taken from Frigoriglobus tundricola, encodes the following:
- the tnpC gene encoding IS66 family transposase, with protein sequence MDSDAPLPTDVLTLQGMVRALQAENADLRTQLQRQAEQFQRTIDDLRAEVAALKAKLDRATTHRFGRRSERTPKPPKVPGDGPAKRRHDHGRSPLPAHLERRDTVLDLTPDERRCSGCGGDRVCIGQTQTEQLDCDPTPYFVRRTIRKTYACQQCPPTVRAEDRIRTATPSTVGPIDKGLCGPGLLAEVLVGKFLDHLPLHRQVARIGRAGVTVSESTLGDWVKQSAVLLTSLYQLMLERVRTCPVLWSDDTRSRFAQPGERTMPHGHFWVGIGDPTAPYTAFHFTTGYDAASGPDQFLGGFRGHVHADCLAQYNGLFAAGAKHVACWSHARRKFLGAGDPGAKAVERINRLYHIEHTLPAPDSPEHIVARRATRQARALPILNDLKAWLDAALGTALPKSALGAAIRYVANHWAAFVRYTEDGRLSIDNNLSERTLRLIAVGRSNWKFVGSAKAGAHAAVHFSVVGTCRHLGLDATAYLREVLPALHALGEKPTADQLAPLLPDVWAKRQQSRLLVA
- a CDS encoding sigma-70 family RNA polymerase sigma factor, yielding MARSDLTSTSTFSMDEVIRRLAINLVRKAAVLQESGGAPDQTAAVMLEQAEAEIRNQLACLLVVVLRRHVVELAHKYSGPRRQVEVDDLLDHTITALLKKIEADPTAYQNKTSDDWDNIGRTFVFNNVRNLAHKLVRGNDRNGWSTDELENVGSKAAPISRLDLQDEVRACRRWLKREGGGSPQDLLLFDLLYEGLDEGEIAEVLNLERGTVYQRFHRLRERFERYVNPRNTHP
- the tnpB gene encoding IS66 family insertion sequence element accessory protein TnpB (TnpB, as the term is used for proteins encoded by IS66 family insertion elements, is considered an accessory protein, since TnpC, encoded by a neighboring gene, is a DDE family transposase.), producing the protein MLSIPPTTQLWYGGAVDLRLGFDGLYRHVQSTLQADPLSGHLFIFTNRSANRLKALYWTRHGLCLWCQRLERGRYHFPTPTDRKLELTATEFAMILDGIDYSSAKRFTRYCRPKASESDLRTRTS
- the tnpA gene encoding IS66 family insertion sequence element accessory protein TnpA, giving the protein MPAVPAASRRDPAATRRRWAERLERFRRSGQTIAQFCAAEGVSPPSFYVWRRTLADHAPSPVPVTPTLVPIRLTPSPAGPPIEVVFPSGTVLRFPVDARPEVIAALVHAVEGRPC